The following proteins are co-located in the Nostoc sp. ATCC 53789 genome:
- a CDS encoding ATP-binding protein, with amino-acid sequence MDLNRNRSDDINLLTQFKEYAVLHPQLARVDMLLMRAIREPAGFAHVLVYGPSGVGKTTMIRQIARRLNAPHSEDLAKNSSSYRNGYVPQLPLLLIETRPPDSGVFNRTDYYRTALKLLNEPFYERRSIVDIDTSEAWEKKGRGRSSKASQFNDSPELRHALEEAMTKRGVRAVILDEAQHLMKIGTGSNAGKLLDQLDWIKSMTNVTGVLHILIGTYELLNFRNLSGQASRRGLDIHFPRYLYQNEQDRLDFQAALLALLKQVPLDINIPELMQHWLYFYEHSIGCLGVLKDWLIRTVAAALDDGNQALTLKQLHEHTLTLAQCERMAIEATEGEEKLSYMESRREHLWHLLQIGMGSTDVPTNAVPPETPLVGSEITSSQTESPPKTKRTRKKPNVPAPQEFTTTTANEIPVEPAPKKKQTRKKTTSTQTLEITDTPLSNSSADLQMITQETQQQTDKSREKKSGTRVGQRKPKRDTVGHESQSTT; translated from the coding sequence ATGGATTTAAACAGGAACAGGAGCGATGACATCAACTTACTTACTCAATTTAAGGAGTATGCAGTTTTACATCCACAGTTAGCACGGGTAGATATGCTGCTCATGCGTGCGATTCGAGAACCTGCTGGATTTGCTCATGTGTTGGTGTATGGGCCAAGTGGTGTGGGCAAGACGACGATGATACGGCAAATTGCCCGACGTTTAAATGCTCCTCACAGTGAGGATTTAGCAAAGAATTCCTCAAGCTACCGCAACGGTTATGTACCTCAATTACCTCTTTTACTGATAGAGACACGTCCACCTGACAGTGGGGTGTTTAATCGAACTGACTATTACCGGACTGCGCTGAAGCTTTTGAATGAGCCATTCTACGAGCGTCGTAGCATTGTAGACATTGATACATCGGAGGCATGGGAGAAAAAAGGGCGTGGACGTAGTAGCAAAGCTTCCCAGTTTAATGATTCTCCAGAACTGCGCCACGCATTAGAAGAAGCGATGACCAAACGTGGTGTACGTGCGGTTATCCTTGATGAAGCGCAACATTTAATGAAGATTGGGACTGGAAGTAATGCTGGCAAGCTTTTAGACCAGTTGGATTGGATTAAATCCATGACGAATGTTACGGGTGTTTTACACATCCTGATTGGTACTTACGAACTGTTAAATTTCCGCAATTTAAGTGGTCAAGCATCTCGGCGCGGTCTAGATATCCACTTTCCGCGCTATTTGTACCAAAATGAACAAGACCGTTTGGATTTTCAAGCCGCTTTATTGGCTCTTTTGAAGCAAGTACCTCTTGATATTAATATTCCCGAATTAATGCAGCATTGGCTTTACTTCTATGAACATTCTATTGGCTGTCTTGGAGTACTAAAAGACTGGCTCATCCGAACTGTGGCGGCGGCATTAGATGATGGAAATCAAGCTTTAACTTTAAAACAATTACACGAACATACCCTAACGCTAGCGCAGTGCGAACGTATGGCAATAGAAGCAACTGAGGGCGAAGAAAAACTTAGCTATATGGAGAGCCGTCGCGAACACTTATGGCATTTGCTACAAATAGGAATGGGTTCAACGGATGTACCGACTAATGCAGTCCCTCCTGAAACTCCGTTGGTCGGTAGTGAAATCACTTCATCGCAAACAGAGTCACCACCTAAAACAAAGCGGACTCGGAAAAAGCCAAACGTACCTGCACCACAAGAATTCACGACCACAACAGCAAACGAGATCCCTGTAGAGCCAGCCCCAAAAAAGAAGCAGACTCGCAAAAAAACTACATCTACTCAAACACTTGAAATTACTGATACACCACTTAGTAATTCCAGTGCTGACCTTCAGATGATAACCCAGGAGACGCAACAGCAAACAGATAAGAGCCGCGAGAAAAAGTCAGGCACACGGGTTGGGCAACGCAAACCCAAGCGAGACACTGTTGGGCATGAATCGCAGTCAACGACATAA